The window ATACAATGAGGTAGGGTGTTTGGTTGATTTTTACTGGGCTCTTGCGGTATGTTTTAAATTCATTTTATTCTTATCATAAAGAAAAATATCGAAAGGAGTGGTTAGGTTGACTTATGCACTAAGTGCGATTTGGTTACATACGAAGAAAGTAACTGAGCGAGTAGTACCCACTACCACCAAGAAACAAATGATTTTGTTGATTCTTGTCTATGGTGTGGCTGTTGGTTTAGAGAATGCAGCCATGAAGAATATGGGCGATAAAATGTCAATCGTCCAAATTGGGGTATCCAGTGTCATTATCGGTCCACTTATGGGACTGTTCATCTGGTTTGTTATGAGTGGTATTTTGTATTGGACAAGCCGTCTTCTTGGAGGAATAGCTTCTTTTCGTGAAACAAGAGTTGCCACTGCATGGGCCACCATACCTTTTAGTGGAAAGCTCATATTATGGATCCCTCAGTTACTATTGTTTGGTGATGAGATGTTTACAAGAGAGACACCACGAATCGAGGGGAGCGTTCTCTTAATTGTTCTATTTATTTTTTTGTGGCTTATCGACACTGCGCTAAACATTTGGTTTGTGGTTGTGTTGTCGAAGGCGCTAGGGGCCGTACATCGGTTTTCTGCTTGGTTCGGGCTAGGTGCGATCATTATCCCAACGCTCCCTCTTATTTTTTTATATTTCTTCGCAGCTATTGTGGGACAGTAAAGGGGGATTATTGTGGATCTTGATGTTTATCGTCAATGGATGTTGTCTGTGGGAGTATCGACCCGCGAGACGATTACCGACATTTTGGACTGGCCAACCACCTATATGCCATGGGTCTGGATCGCTATTTTTGGTATCAATTTCACATTAACACAAATGTTTTTGTTTGATGGAAGAGAATGGGCTCCACTATCTGAAATATTTAGTAAGTCGCTAATTTTGGGTCCTTGTATTGGGATAGGATTTTGGCTTCTGTTTTGTAGCTTGATAACCCTGATCGGTTGGATGTTTCAAAGAAAGGTGAGTTGGTCACGTACTTTTACAGCGAGTGCCTGGGCAACTGTTCCATATAATGTA of the Mechercharimyces sp. CAU 1602 genome contains:
- a CDS encoding Yip1 family protein, which produces MTYALSAIWLHTKKVTERVVPTTTKKQMILLILVYGVAVGLENAAMKNMGDKMSIVQIGVSSVIIGPLMGLFIWFVMSGILYWTSRLLGGIASFRETRVATAWATIPFSGKLILWIPQLLLFGDEMFTRETPRIEGSVLLIVLFIFLWLIDTALNIWFVVVLSKALGAVHRFSAWFGLGAIIIPTLPLIFLYFFAAIVGQ
- a CDS encoding YIP1 family protein; its protein translation is MDLDVYRQWMLSVGVSTRETITDILDWPTTYMPWVWIAIFGINFTLTQMFLFDGREWAPLSEIFSKSLILGPCIGIGFWLLFCSLITLIGWMFQRKVSWSRTFTASAWATVPYNVKGIVLIPQILLFGDELFARSTPELNQSATLTLLYLFFLLVDLLCIIWFYIVLVKSISVAHQVAVWKASMVMVLSLCMVWIISLEIFNTLFFPL